The sequence below is a genomic window from Flavobacterium sediminilitoris.
TGAAAAGTCCTTGACTAAAGATACTAGCAATAGATTCTATATCTGAAACAGTTCGTGTAACAAGTTTTCCAACAGGCTCGGTGTCAAAATATTTCATTTTGAATGAGGTAATATGTTTAAAAAGTTTGTCTCGAATGTCTTTTATAATATCTTGGCCTAACCAGTTTGCCCAATAGGTGAAGTAGAATTGTGAACTTACTTCAAGAATTAATACAAGACTCATTAAAATAATATAGTATAATAAGCCTTCTGCATCATGATTTTTCAAGTAATCATCAACAGTTTGTTTTAATAGATAAGGTCTTATTGCAGCAAAAATGGATAATAGAATAGCCCAAACAATAACCCAATTAAACCTTTTTTGATATGGTTTTGAATATTGTAGTACTTTTTTTAATGATTTGGACTTTATTGCACTCATATTTTTATTTTCACTACTGAATTTTTTATTCTTTTCTGTTTTTTTAATTGCTTTTCGGCTTAAATATATGGATATTTTACTTTTACTAAATATAATCCGTGTGCAGGAACTGAAAAACCAGCTTCTTTTCTGCTTTTACTTTCAATTATTGCTTTAAAATCGGTAATAGAAACTTTTCCTATTCCTATGTTTATCATTGTTCCCACAATCGCTCTAACCATGTTGCGAAGAAATCGATCTGCTGTAATTGTAAAGACTAAATGATGTCCGTTTTGTTGCCAAAAAGCTTCAGAAATTTTACAATTAAAAGTATTAACATCGGTATGTACTTTTGAAAAACATTCAAAATCTATATATTCAAATAGAATTTTACAAGCCTCATTCATTTTATTTACATCAAGTGTATTGTAGTAATGCCAACTTCCTTCGTGTAAAAAAACGTCTTTAAAAGTATGTATATAATATTCATAAGTTCTACTTATGGCATCAAAACGAGCATGAGCATCATTATGAACCTTAAAAATAGTATAAATGACAATATCTTTTGGTAAGTATGAATTTAGTTTTTTTATCCAAAAAGCCGTATCAATTTCATTGTCATAATCAAAATGTGCATACATTTGTTTTGCATGAACACCGCTGTCAGTTCTGCCAGCTCCAACAATTTCTATAGTGGTTTTAAATAATAGATTTAAGGCTTTGTCTAGTGTTTCTTGTATAGAAATAGCATCAGGTTGTTTTTGAAACCCAAAATAATTTTTCCCATTATACGCGAACTCAATAAAATATCTCAAGATAGGTTTATTTTTAGCAAAGCCACAAAGTTACAAAATTCCAATTCCAAAAATCAATTTATAAATCCCAAACTTTGTTAAGAAAGTATAAAATTTTGTACAATTGAATTACAAACAATGTATTATTTTTGCTAGATGAGAAAAATACTATTACTTTCAGATACCCATAGTTATATAGATGATCAGATCATGAAATATGTTCGTCAAGCAGATGAAGTTTGGCATGCAGGAGATATAGGAGATTTGATAGTAACAGATACTATTAAAAAAGAGAAACCTTTACGAGCTGTTTTTGGCAATATAGATAATCATGAAGCTCGGAAAGAGTTTCCTTTGCATAATAGGTTTATGTGTGAAGGAGTTGATGTTTGGATTACTCATATAGGAGGTTATCCAGATAAGTATAATGTTGAAGTAAGAGAGGAAATAAGAAAAAATCCTCCAAAGCTTTTTATTTGTGGACATTCGCATATTTTAAAAGTGATGCCTGATAAAAAATTGAATTTGCTACACATGAATCCAGGAGCAATAGGCAAACATGGATTTCATCAAATACGAACAATGTTGCGCTTTGAAATTGATGGTGATAAAATTCAGAATTTAGAAGTGATTGAAGTAGGGAAGAAGTAGTAATTAATTTTTGTTTGTAAAAGCAAAAATGAATGTTTAATTTTTCTAAATTTTTTTCTATATTTGACATGCTTCATAGTTACTATTTCGCATAGCGACAATTTTAAATTTTAACTATGAATACAGACTTAATAAAACAAAAGAGTAAAGCTAAAAAATATTCTGAAGCTCTTAATCTTTTATTAGAACACACCCAAGAGGACATTATTAAAAGTAATCTTCTCGATAATTTATTATTTAATTATTTTTCGAAAGAGGAAGTACATTCTGAAACACTTGAAATAAAATTATCAGAATTATTTCCTGAAAACTTTGTAAAAGCTGTTAGAACAACCCAAGTTTTTCTTGATACTAATCGATTAACTTTTTTTAAGAATCTTCCATTATTACAAAAGTTCATGGAACATTTAATGTTATGGGAAAATCTTCAAAAAGAGGAGCTCAAACTGTGGAATACTATTTCAAAAGAATCATCTGAATTATTTAAATTTGAAGTAGATTATGTTTTGTCAGAAGTTGTATTTTGGCTTGAAAATGAAAGATATTCGGATAATTCTCAACAAAAGCTAACTAAATTAGGCACTATTTATAATTTTTTTATAGAATTCTATTTGCATTCTGCAAAAGAACCTGTAACCATAGCGGCAGAAAATTTCAATCAAACTTTTCACAAATTAGTATTAGAAAAAATAAAAAGTAATAAAATAATTGATCCCAAAATCCATTCTATTTTAACAGCTATTAGGCATTGGATCTCATTTAATGAAGATGTATTGCAAGCATATTGCTTTGATTTAGAAATTAATCCATTAATTGAAAATGATTGCCTTTACTTTGTTCAAAATCCGAAACATTATTATAAGTGGAAACTCGATGGATTACGATATAATAAAGTCAGTTTTGATTACCAATTAAAAGCGAAAGAAGCGATTTCAAACCTGATTATCCAAAATAAATTGATAATTCCAGGGAAAACCGAATCTGATTTTGAGATGAATTTTGATGCTGCCGTCAAGTTGAAAAAAATTGAACTTTTTCTGCACGATGCAACAATTCCTAATTATATACATAATGGAAAAAAAATAAGCATAGATAGGATTTTTCATGGTATTATTACTGATGCAACTCATAAATTATATCGATATGAAAATAATATTGAACAATTTAAAAGCGTCAGTACCGATTGGTTTGATAATTATTTAAAAATAATAGCACTTTCAGTAAAAAATAAAATAGAAATACTTCCCTATGTATTAATAAAAAAAGAGACTTATGTAGCGCTTGTTAAAGAGGTAACAGGTATTTCTGAAGAAGACACTTCGCTTTCATTCGACATACTGTCCTACAAAACAAATAAAAAGAAAGGCTTTAACCGGTTTAACATCAAGTATAACGTTTGGACTAAACCATTTTTTAAAATGGGTAGTTCCTTTTTTTGTCCCATGCTTTTTTTTGCAACTAATGATTGGTTTTTTGCGGCTACACAAATGGCTATTCAGCATTTAAATTGGAATTTTTCAGAAAGAAAAAGTACAGCAACTGAAATGGAAATATATTTAGGAGATAAGTTTGAACAAAAAGGATACAAAGTAAAAGTAATAGAAGACAAAGAAGCAAAATTGGTTAAAGGAGATGTAGATATTATAATTGAAGACGCAAACACAACGCTATTTGTGCAATTAAAAAGGACTTATTTCAGGTTGTTGACAAAAGACGCTTTTAATGAATCAGTACAATCCGATAAGAAAGCTAGTCAACAATTGAATGATGCTGAAATATCACTTAAAGAAGAAAATAATATTTATAACTTGAAACAAAAACCTGTTAAATGGATTGTTTCTACTTCTTTTGAAGGTATAAATACAAATATTAAAGGCTGTAGAAAGATAAACTATTTTGATTTGCTTTTTGCTTTAGAAAATAATAAAATAAAATCATTAGCAGAATTAATTGCTCATCTTGAAAAAGACAGAAATATGATTAGTCTTGATGATTTAGAAAATAATTTAGATGTTTTAAAAGATTTTGGCTTACCATTAGAGCTTAAAGAACCAGAAACTTTCAAAAAATGTCTATATTGTTTTAAAAAAGACATCAATTACCTTGAAATGTTAAATAAAGGAATTTCATTATATAACAAGAATGATATTAAAGCAATAAAGATACTTGAACAGTGTGCAAAGATTAATGAGAATGATGTTATTGTTTATGCGACTTTGGGTAATTGCTATGCTAATTTAAAAGAAGTCACTTCTATGAAAAAGGCATTTGAAAACGCATTGGCAATAATTCCAAATGATCCTTATGTAAAAAGAAATTATGCTTTGGCTTTAATTGAAAATGAAAGCTATTATGATGGATTAATCAAACTATTAGAACTAATAGAAGACTATGGTTATATTGAAGATGTTCTTTTTATCTTTAAGAATAATTTTTCTACTTATAAAAATAGACTTACTATTGAAGAAAGAAAAGCAATACAAGAACGATACAATTTTATTTAAGTATATTGAAATAACTACAAGTATAAAAATAAAAATCCGAATCAATTAAGATTCGGATTTTTAACGCACTAATAAACTAAGATGTTAGGTTTATCGCAATCGATCCACAGATTTTACGAGATCTTCGTCCTTTTTAATTGCTCTGTTTGCCAGAACAAGTAAAACGATAGAAATGGCAGGAAGTACAATCCCAATACCTTTCTCTGAAACTTCCGTTTCTCCAGATAAGCTTAGTGTTCGATACACAAAAAATCCTAGTAAAATAAAGTTTAATATTATTGACAACCTGTTTAAAACAAATTGTGTTTGTCTTTTTTTATAACTAAATATACTAATTAGGGTTAACAATGATATTGATCCAAATAAAACCATATATGATACAGACGAAGTAAAGTATACGGCAACTTCATTTTCTGCTTCTTTCCACAAAGGGAAAAAGAAAGGGAGTATTGCTGTCATTGCAATACTAATAATCAAATATAAAGTTTGAATTCTTTGAATCATTTATTCTTACTTATTAACAAAGCAAAAATAGTTTTTCTTTTTTTAAAAAACTATTGTTTTATTCAATTTTATTCGTATTATTGCATAGTACAAGCGTAAGTACTTCATTCTACGATTTGTATAATCTCAAAAAAAATCTCATTATTTTTTTGTTAACCTATCAAAAATAATTTATTCATTATATATCCATGTTTGATATTGAAGTATTAAAAGAGATGAAACTCTCTGACTTACAAGAAATTGCAAAAGTTGCAAAAGTTAAAAAATATAGAACACTAAAAAAAGAAGACCTTATTTATCAAATTTTAGATGTTCAAGCGGCTAACCCTGATACAATTAAGGCTGAAGATAGCTTTAAAAAGGAAGTAGAAGCCGATACAAAGCCTAAAAGAACTAGGGTTTCAACTACTAAAGTAGAGAAGAAAGTTCAGCCAGTTAAAGAAGAAACTCTTTTCTCAGAAGAAAAAGAAATTCCTGTAAAACCAATAGCTAAACCAATTCCAAATAAACCTGTTAAACAGGCTCCTGCTAAAGTAGTTAAAGAGAAGCAAGCTCCTATTGCTAAAGAAGAAGTTTCTAAAGAGGTTGTAGAAAAGAAAGATAATCCCAAAGAAGTATTATCAGAAGCAACAAAACAAAGCACTCCAGAAACACCATCTGCTAAACAAAATTTACCTCAAAAAAATGTAAATCATAAAGCAAATCAGAATAATCCAAATCATCCTGCATATAAAAAGCCAAATGGTAATAATGGAAATTCAAATCCTAAAGCAAACTTTAGAGAACCAGATTATGAATTTGATGGAATTATTGAAAGTGAAGGTGTTTTAGAAATGATGCCAGATGGTTATGGTTTTCTTCGTTCATCAGATTATAATTACTTAGCTTCACCAGATGATATTTATTTATCAACTTCTCAAATAAGATTATTTGGATTAAAAACAGGAGATACAGTAAAAGGAGTAGTACGTCCTCCAAAAGAAGGAGAAAAATATTTCCCATTAGTTAGAGTCTTAAAGATAAATGGTCATGATCCTCAAGTTGTTCGTGATAGAGTATCATTTGAACACTTAACGCCTGTTTTTCCTAAAGAAAAATTTAGACTAGCAGAAAAAGGAAGTACATTGTCTACTCGTATTATTGATTTGTTTTCTCCAATAGGAAAAGGACAACGTGGAATGATTGTTGCCCAACCTAAAACAGGTAAAACAATGTTGCTAAAAGATGTAGCAAATGCAATTGCAGCTAATCATCCAGAAGTATATATGATTGTTTTGCTAATTGATGAAAGACCAGAGGAAGTTACAGATATGCAACGTAGCGTTAAAGCAGAAGTTGTAGCCTCTACTTTTGATAGAGAACCACAAGAGCATGTGAAAATTGCTAATATCGTTTTAGAAAAAGCAAAGCGTTTAGTAGAATGTGGACATGATGTTGTAATTCTTTTAGATTCAATTACTCGTTTAGCAAGAGCTTATAATACGGTACAACCTGCTTCAGGAAAAGTGTTGAGTGGTGGAGTTGATGCAGGAGCTTTGCAAAAACCCAAACGTTTCTTTGGAGCTGCTCGTAATGTAGAAAATGGAGGTTCTTTAAGTATTATTGCAACTGCACTTACAGATACTGGTTCTAAAATGGATGAAGTTATCTTTGAAGAATTCAAAGGAACAGGTAATATGGAGTTACAATTAGACAGAAGAATTTCTAATAAACGTATTTTCCCAGCAATTGATCTTGTTTCGTCTAGTACGCGTAGAGATGATTTACTATTAGATGATAATGCTATTCAAAGAATGTGGATATTACGTAAATATTTAGCAGATATGAATCCTATTGAAGCTATGGAGTTTATTGAGAAAAGAATTAAAACTACTCGTAATAACGAAGAGTTTTTAATTTCAATGAATGAATAGTTAAAAACAGATTTACTATATAACAAAAAAGTTGTGATTTTATAATCACAACTTTTTTGTTATATATGCTTTTAAAAAACAGAGATAACAAACCTGTTATCTCTGAACCTCGTTGATTGACATTGTAATTTATTCGCACCAAACAACTAAGTTTACCACTATTATTCCATTTTCGTTTTCTAAACTTCTTGAAAGTGTTATATTTTTTGAAGAAGTGCCACAAAAATAATCATCATAAGAATCAAATGTATAGTTTCCTGGTTCTAAAGAAGTAAAACAAGTACCCTCTTGATTATCTGGATACAAATATTCTCCAGTTGTAGTATTGTGGCAGTAAAACCCAGCCGTATATGTTGTTGGATTTCCATTATTGTCGACAGCTTGAATGCAAACATTGAAAGGTTTTATCGCTTGTTTTATTGCTTCAATTTGATTAATAATATTTGTAGCAGTATTGTTTTGAGCGTTTAAGGTTGTTCTAAAATCAGCTAATAAGTTAATTGCAGTATTTGTATTTCCATTATTAATTGCTGTTGACATATTGTTAGTTAAAACCAATAATTCATCATTAAAACTTAATAAAGAATTAACTAAAGGCGTAATTTCTAAAGCAGAAAAAGGAACTGTGGAATTATTACTAGCAATAGCGATGTAATTGTTTATTTCATCTACGAAATCTTGCACCATATTTACATGGTAATTTACTTTGGTTGCAAATGCCGTAGCATTTGGATTTCCTAATATTGTTAACTCTTTTCCTAATTGATTAACCGCTTCATTAGCTATTGAAACTTCTTCTTGTACATTTTCTGTTGATTGTATAGCATAGTCTAAATTTTGTTGAGTAATTAGCTGTGCTACAGATTCTTTAATACTAAAAATAGATAGTACTAAAGCAAATAAGATAATTTTTTTCATGTTTGTTTATTTGTTTTTAAATTTGTTTGTAGTTCAAAGATATTACTTTGTTTTCAAATGTAAGCCCTCATTTATATTACTAAATCTTTAAATATGTAAGATGTTTACTATAAAATGCATTTTAGTAAACTATAAAATGATATATTTTTAACGTCTATTAGATGAAGTTTGCCTTAGCCTTACTTATAAGATGATTGTGTATAATATGATTTTGTATGTAGTAAAAAAAAATCACCCAATATTAAACTGAGTGATTTTAAGGTTGAATAGCGAGTAATTTTTAAAAAAGAACATTTTCAGAATTATCTTTATAATAAGTATTATACTTATCTGTTATGTTTTAAAATTAATCAAGACAAAAATAGGTGATAGTTTGGGTTTGTTTATAGGTATAAATACCTGTTTTTATACTTTATTAAAATAAAAAACACCTAATATTGTTTTACAAATATTAAGTGTTTTCATAATTAAAAAAGTAATTATTTGTTATTGACCATCTGCATTGTTGGTTTGAGTTGTAGCTTCTTTAATAGCTTTTTGATTTCTTACGAAATTTTCTGATTGCTCTTCACTAGCACCATATAATTCAGGATGTAAGTATGTACCTTTAAATTCTTTTTCTTTTTCAGGAATGATTCTATTTTCATTTGCAAATTTATCAGCTCTTACTGCTGTTATTTGCCAGCTTACTTCAACATTTGG
It includes:
- the truA gene encoding tRNA pseudouridine(38-40) synthase TruA, with amino-acid sequence MRYFIEFAYNGKNYFGFQKQPDAISIQETLDKALNLLFKTTIEIVGAGRTDSGVHAKQMYAHFDYDNEIDTAFWIKKLNSYLPKDIVIYTIFKVHNDAHARFDAISRTYEYYIHTFKDVFLHEGSWHYYNTLDVNKMNEACKILFEYIDFECFSKVHTDVNTFNCKISEAFWQQNGHHLVFTITADRFLRNMVRAIVGTMINIGIGKVSITDFKAIIESKSRKEAGFSVPAHGLYLVKVKYPYI
- a CDS encoding metallophosphoesterase family protein translates to MRKILLLSDTHSYIDDQIMKYVRQADEVWHAGDIGDLIVTDTIKKEKPLRAVFGNIDNHEARKEFPLHNRFMCEGVDVWITHIGGYPDKYNVEVREEIRKNPPKLFICGHSHILKVMPDKKLNLLHMNPGAIGKHGFHQIRTMLRFEIDGDKIQNLEVIEVGKK
- a CDS encoding DUF4293 domain-containing protein, which encodes MIQRIQTLYLIISIAMTAILPFFFPLWKEAENEVAVYFTSSVSYMVLFGSISLLTLISIFSYKKRQTQFVLNRLSIILNFILLGFFVYRTLSLSGETEVSEKGIGIVLPAISIVLLVLANRAIKKDEDLVKSVDRLR
- the rho gene encoding transcription termination factor Rho, with protein sequence MFDIEVLKEMKLSDLQEIAKVAKVKKYRTLKKEDLIYQILDVQAANPDTIKAEDSFKKEVEADTKPKRTRVSTTKVEKKVQPVKEETLFSEEKEIPVKPIAKPIPNKPVKQAPAKVVKEKQAPIAKEEVSKEVVEKKDNPKEVLSEATKQSTPETPSAKQNLPQKNVNHKANQNNPNHPAYKKPNGNNGNSNPKANFREPDYEFDGIIESEGVLEMMPDGYGFLRSSDYNYLASPDDIYLSTSQIRLFGLKTGDTVKGVVRPPKEGEKYFPLVRVLKINGHDPQVVRDRVSFEHLTPVFPKEKFRLAEKGSTLSTRIIDLFSPIGKGQRGMIVAQPKTGKTMLLKDVANAIAANHPEVYMIVLLIDERPEEVTDMQRSVKAEVVASTFDREPQEHVKIANIVLEKAKRLVECGHDVVILLDSITRLARAYNTVQPASGKVLSGGVDAGALQKPKRFFGAARNVENGGSLSIIATALTDTGSKMDEVIFEEFKGTGNMELQLDRRISNKRIFPAIDLVSSSTRRDDLLLDDNAIQRMWILRKYLADMNPIEAMEFIEKRIKTTRNNEEFLISMNE